In one window of Kosmotoga pacifica DNA:
- a CDS encoding 2-hydroxyacyl-CoA dehydratase subunit D: protein MSKKSIAFGRILRKFKDDPVKFRRILKAGMGFENLRRKKFPNKNRPSFVNTINYLAVSEVFRALKGNDVAWVNLLAPSEILLAAGLSPVSAEGISGTMSSMHLEDIPLNLAAANGVSNNLCTFHRASIGTAMWRVFPRPEIVVTTTILCDGNPGSFYKISKSYGSPFFLIDVPRGRRREYVPYVEKQLYELIELIESITGNKFSYEKLSEYLEREKQTVENLNYARRLLASKAVPMYLYEQMNTLYIMHTLAGSEELLKASKELIADLEDSSVTPSKRILWLHIPPYYDNELFELFSPDGKVWVITDELWWDWLYPVKPEDPVRSLAEKLVFNIGAGTVQERAEFLLKLASDLRVSGAIHFSHWGCRQSSGGVGYLKDAFSMAEIPFLELSGDCVDHNSESAGQLKTRVNAFLEILGVRE from the coding sequence ATGTCAAAAAAGAGTATTGCCTTCGGCAGGATTCTTAGGAAGTTTAAAGATGACCCTGTGAAATTCAGAAGAATTCTAAAAGCTGGAATGGGATTTGAAAATCTGCGACGAAAAAAATTCCCGAACAAGAACCGACCGAGTTTTGTCAATACAATAAACTATCTGGCAGTATCAGAAGTGTTTAGAGCCCTCAAAGGGAATGATGTTGCCTGGGTAAACCTTCTTGCACCTTCTGAAATCCTTCTTGCAGCGGGATTGAGTCCAGTATCAGCCGAGGGAATCAGTGGGACCATGTCTTCGATGCATCTGGAAGATATTCCCCTGAACTTAGCCGCAGCCAACGGCGTTTCAAACAATCTTTGTACATTTCATAGAGCTTCCATAGGTACAGCTATGTGGCGCGTTTTCCCACGGCCCGAAATAGTGGTTACTACGACGATACTCTGTGACGGAAATCCAGGAAGCTTTTATAAAATCTCAAAATCGTACGGATCCCCTTTTTTCCTGATAGATGTACCCAGAGGTAGAAGAAGGGAGTACGTCCCTTATGTAGAAAAACAGCTTTACGAGTTGATTGAACTCATAGAAAGCATCACGGGAAATAAGTTCTCCTATGAAAAGCTTTCAGAATATTTAGAGAGGGAAAAGCAGACCGTTGAGAACCTGAACTATGCGAGAAGGTTACTGGCATCCAAAGCTGTCCCAATGTACCTGTACGAACAGATGAACACCCTTTATATCATGCATACCCTAGCTGGTAGTGAAGAACTGCTGAAGGCTTCAAAGGAGTTAATAGCCGATTTGGAAGATTCTTCTGTTACGCCCAGCAAAAGGATTCTCTGGTTACATATCCCTCCCTATTACGACAACGAGCTTTTCGAACTCTTCTCGCCCGATGGAAAAGTGTGGGTCATCACTGATGAATTGTGGTGGGACTGGCTATATCCAGTAAAACCGGAAGATCCGGTGAGGTCGCTGGCAGAGAAACTGGTATTCAACATCGGAGCTGGTACAGTTCAGGAACGCGCGGAATTTCTCCTAAAGCTCGCTTCCGATCTCCGGGTGTCAGGCGCCATTCATTTCTCTCACTGGGGCTGTCGTCAATCCAGTGGAGGAGTAGGCTATTTGAAAGACGCTTTTTCCATGGCGGAGATTCCCTTCCTCGAACTGAGTGGAGATTGCGTTGACCATAATTCGGAAAGCGCAGGACAATTGAAGACGAGAGTGAACGCCTTTTTAGAGATTCTAGGGGTGAGAGAATGA
- a CDS encoding phospholipase, whose translation MKRLFTIFLLVFAVAGFAWSGHDALTYYIVSTMPDIMEIGVTITPYAYENIDTRIYNTEKANFDDYLGRGYNPWEDGGLFIPVFPNPEPVNNAAPLWQILSVYSYEPDLGMDQDLELNSMQKLTGGSQGWRHMEYRLLFIKLGEVSRSVEYFSYLSTEAWNMGDPYWAYRFMARAIHYLEDIGMPFHTFPAPTFELLKLICNFDKWYIAFTNYHYAYDFYGGYRLWTGYEPLINAIKEAEPIKITDPRKAALKLRRYARRKLPEVYYEMKKLMSDDLESGGKEFTTKEYFDELVSTKDTSKLDELTIDLLSKVASYVKGYILYMRGIQGW comes from the coding sequence ATGAAGAGACTTTTTACTATATTCTTGCTGGTTTTTGCTGTTGCAGGTTTTGCGTGGTCCGGTCATGATGCTCTGACATATTATATCGTTTCGACGATGCCGGACATTATGGAAATTGGAGTAACAATCACTCCATACGCATATGAAAATATCGATACTCGGATATACAACACGGAAAAAGCTAATTTCGATGATTATCTTGGACGGGGATACAACCCATGGGAAGATGGCGGACTGTTCATACCTGTCTTTCCAAATCCAGAGCCGGTAAACAACGCAGCCCCTTTGTGGCAGATTCTTTCTGTGTATTCTTATGAACCAGATCTCGGTATGGATCAGGACCTTGAACTGAACTCGATGCAGAAATTAACAGGTGGCAGTCAGGGTTGGCGCCATATGGAATACAGGCTACTGTTCATAAAACTCGGCGAGGTTTCAAGAAGTGTGGAATATTTTTCTTATCTCTCAACCGAAGCCTGGAACATGGGCGACCCTTATTGGGCTTATAGGTTCATGGCACGGGCCATACATTATCTAGAAGATATAGGAATGCCTTTTCATACCTTCCCAGCCCCCACCTTTGAGCTTTTGAAATTGATATGTAATTTCGACAAATGGTATATCGCCTTTACCAATTATCACTACGCTTATGATTTCTACGGCGGATATAGGTTGTGGACCGGCTATGAGCCCCTTATAAATGCAATAAAAGAAGCTGAACCCATTAAAATAACAGACCCACGAAAAGCTGCTTTAAAACTCAGAAGATATGCCCGCAGAAAACTTCCAGAGGTTTATTATGAGATGAAAAAACTCATGAGCGATGATCTAGAAAGCGGTGGTAAAGAATTTACTACTAAAGAATATTTCGATGAACTGGTAAGCACCAAAGATACGTCTAAACTGGATGAATTAACCATTGACCTGCTCTCAAAAGTGGCATCCTATGTGAAAGGCTATATACTCTACATGAGAGGAATTCAAGGATGGTAA
- a CDS encoding Lon protease family protein, translating to MKEIGWKELKLKVHLPRSITRASCLPELKEFIGQERALEALETGIRMNTVGFNIFVSGLTNTGRRTFVRRFLTEKIGDGGSSRDWLYVYNFENPRSPNTISTNAGIGRKLKKDLEDFVEIMVNSVKEVFQSDDYQKKVSSLQNENNERKNNLLKELVEKAREEQYLVQINQAGVATIPLWNDKPLTQEVYDALPEEYQQDIDRRGEKVRDMVNTYILELRKLEREYGDKLKELNRYVVTFAIEGHLAELKEKYKENAEIVDFLERLKKDISDNLDFFFHENLDAMNFFKRRYAVNLFVDNSQSTGRPVVEEMNATYSNLFGRIEYVAKMGMLDTDHTMIRAGAVHRANGGFLILDAKNVLSEPYVWSTLKQILFDGSLMIENLEHRLGLVSTVSLKPEPIPIDVKVILIGEPWIYQLLTAYDPDFKKLFKIKAEFDWEMDFNSNSAEKFCRFVRSITSESSLLDFDRSALKEIIRKAVQLSGDRKKLSTRFGMLKQLLEESSGLAKVEGADLVSGKHIEKAWNSMKKRVSLYKDKIEEEFKRSTIYVETKGIAVGEVNGLTVVETEDMSFGIPVKITAKVSPGSEGIVDIQREAGLSGKIHTKASMIVLGYLSSRYARRYPLSLSAFISFEQVYSMVEGDSASVAEVVTLLSAISGIPLKQSVAVTGSINQSGRVQPVGGIPQKIEGFFKLCQIKGFNGEQGVIVPDSNYDNLVLSDEVVNAVREGLFHIWTVDTVDEALEILSGMKAGVQNKDGTYPPGTFNRAVCDNLEKFYKIVQSEVEKRKKKK from the coding sequence ATGAAAGAAATTGGCTGGAAAGAGCTTAAATTAAAGGTTCACCTGCCTCGTTCAATAACAAGAGCCAGCTGTCTGCCAGAATTGAAGGAGTTCATAGGTCAGGAAAGAGCCCTGGAAGCCCTCGAAACAGGAATCAGAATGAACACCGTGGGTTTCAATATTTTCGTGTCGGGCCTTACAAATACTGGCCGCAGAACCTTCGTTAGAAGGTTCCTCACTGAGAAGATTGGAGACGGTGGTAGTTCCAGAGACTGGTTGTACGTTTACAATTTTGAAAATCCCCGGTCTCCAAATACAATTTCCACCAATGCTGGAATCGGTAGAAAGTTGAAGAAAGACCTCGAAGATTTCGTGGAAATAATGGTTAATTCTGTAAAAGAAGTTTTTCAGAGTGACGATTATCAAAAGAAAGTCAGTTCGCTTCAAAACGAAAACAATGAACGCAAAAATAATCTGTTAAAAGAATTGGTTGAAAAAGCGCGTGAAGAACAATATCTCGTTCAAATAAATCAGGCAGGCGTTGCAACGATTCCCCTATGGAATGACAAACCTCTCACACAAGAAGTATACGATGCTCTACCAGAGGAGTATCAGCAGGATATTGACAGGCGCGGTGAAAAGGTAAGGGATATGGTTAATACCTACATACTGGAACTTCGCAAGCTCGAACGTGAATACGGAGACAAATTGAAAGAATTAAACAGATATGTAGTGACTTTTGCAATCGAAGGTCACCTTGCTGAATTAAAGGAAAAATATAAAGAAAATGCAGAAATTGTGGATTTTCTCGAAAGACTCAAAAAAGATATATCAGATAACCTCGACTTCTTTTTTCACGAAAATCTTGATGCGATGAATTTCTTCAAACGGCGCTACGCAGTGAATCTCTTCGTCGATAATTCTCAAAGTACGGGAAGACCAGTGGTCGAGGAGATGAATGCGACATATTCCAACCTCTTTGGCCGAATAGAATACGTAGCAAAGATGGGAATGCTCGATACCGATCACACGATGATTCGTGCCGGAGCTGTTCATCGTGCAAATGGTGGTTTTCTCATCCTCGATGCGAAGAACGTTCTGAGTGAACCTTATGTCTGGAGTACTCTGAAACAGATTTTATTCGATGGAAGTTTAATGATTGAAAACCTTGAACACAGACTTGGATTGGTTTCTACCGTTTCTCTGAAACCGGAACCTATACCCATCGATGTAAAGGTCATTCTTATCGGTGAACCCTGGATATATCAGCTTCTTACAGCATACGACCCGGATTTCAAAAAGCTTTTCAAGATAAAGGCAGAGTTCGATTGGGAGATGGATTTCAATTCGAATTCTGCAGAGAAATTCTGCCGTTTTGTGCGTTCAATAACCTCCGAAAGTTCCCTTTTAGATTTCGATCGTTCCGCCCTAAAAGAAATAATAAGAAAAGCTGTTCAACTTTCAGGTGACCGAAAGAAACTTTCAACAAGGTTTGGTATGCTTAAGCAATTGCTGGAAGAAAGCTCCGGACTGGCGAAGGTAGAAGGTGCAGATCTTGTCAGTGGAAAACACATTGAAAAGGCGTGGAACAGCATGAAAAAGCGAGTCTCTCTTTACAAAGACAAGATCGAAGAAGAGTTCAAACGTTCTACCATTTATGTTGAAACAAAAGGAATTGCTGTTGGAGAGGTGAATGGACTAACGGTAGTTGAAACGGAGGATATGAGTTTTGGTATACCGGTCAAAATAACCGCAAAAGTGAGCCCAGGTAGTGAAGGAATCGTGGACATACAGCGCGAAGCAGGCTTAAGTGGCAAAATCCACACAAAAGCTTCAATGATCGTGCTGGGATATCTGAGTTCTCGATATGCACGCAGGTATCCACTTAGCCTTAGCGCCTTCATTTCCTTCGAGCAGGTTTACAGTATGGTAGAAGGAGACAGCGCCTCTGTGGCTGAGGTGGTTACGTTACTTTCAGCCATATCCGGGATCCCACTGAAACAAAGTGTGGCAGTCACAGGTTCCATAAACCAGAGTGGCAGGGTACAACCGGTAGGTGGTATTCCTCAAAAGATCGAAGGGTTCTTCAAACTATGCCAGATAAAGGGATTCAACGGTGAACAGGGAGTTATCGTTCCAGACAGTAATTATGACAATCTCGTACTGTCCGATGAAGTTGTCAATGCAGTTAGGGAGGGTCTGTTTCATATATGGACTGTGGACACGGTCGATGAAGCCCTGGAAATATTATCCGGAATGAAGGCGGGAGTACAGAATAAAGATGGTACTTACCCACCGGGAACTTTCAACAGGGCAGTTTGTGACAATCTAGAAAAATTCTATAAGATAGTTCAGTCTGAAGTCGAAAAGAGAAAAAAGAAAAAGTGA
- a CDS encoding sensor histidine kinase, with translation MITVLSVRRKINLLYLATYVPLILLLMFLLVFYVYQWKRSETDSRIVSFYNDLYRIYTQKVPGNALLSLPGSDKMAFEIYSDGRLISSFHVNPGMFIELQKNDKAGFFDFQEFRVYVNTTTFENHRITFITAENIAAEVKYFRMFFVILFSGTGTVILLIWFFGERITKKLLTPVGEIGALLQKISEKGITGRRIRVKKTGREVLELEKAVNLSLDRIEELINEIKTISMNIAHELRTPLAAAKSSLEVALFDSKNTEDFKKRIAESVEELNRVIELSNALLSISKLENGGGYSFEEIDLSELLARVIEKHMTIHRELEFDLDLEPMVSLFGDKTLLESAVSCLVDNACKHSTDGIVKVVLRHSDDVEIIVSNKGSPIPEELQNRIFDKFVRGKDKSGGVGLGLYIASKIVRFHRGKLLYEHENGMNTFKMILPATLL, from the coding sequence GTGATAACGGTGCTGAGCGTTAGAAGGAAGATCAACCTGCTGTACCTGGCGACGTATGTTCCCCTGATTCTACTGCTCATGTTTCTTCTGGTATTTTATGTTTATCAATGGAAGAGAAGCGAGACTGATTCGAGGATAGTTTCCTTCTACAATGACTTGTACAGAATTTATACACAGAAAGTACCCGGGAATGCCCTTTTGAGTTTGCCGGGAAGCGATAAGATGGCTTTTGAGATTTACAGTGACGGAAGACTCATAAGTAGCTTCCACGTAAATCCCGGTATGTTCATTGAGCTTCAAAAGAATGATAAAGCTGGTTTTTTTGACTTTCAGGAATTTAGAGTTTACGTAAACACAACAACCTTTGAAAACCATCGCATCACATTCATCACGGCTGAAAACATTGCAGCTGAAGTGAAGTATTTCAGAATGTTCTTCGTGATACTATTCTCAGGTACCGGTACAGTCATTCTCTTGATATGGTTTTTTGGAGAAAGAATAACCAAAAAATTGCTTACGCCTGTGGGCGAAATAGGTGCGTTACTTCAGAAAATAAGTGAGAAGGGAATCACGGGTAGGAGAATAAGAGTTAAAAAAACCGGGAGAGAGGTACTTGAGCTAGAGAAAGCCGTGAATCTATCTTTGGACAGGATAGAGGAACTCATAAATGAGATAAAAACCATCTCAATGAATATAGCTCATGAATTGAGAACACCCCTTGCTGCCGCCAAGTCATCCCTTGAGGTCGCTCTGTTCGATTCTAAAAACACAGAAGATTTCAAGAAAAGAATTGCTGAAAGTGTGGAAGAATTGAATAGGGTCATCGAGTTATCCAATGCACTACTCTCGATTTCTAAACTGGAAAACGGAGGAGGCTATTCTTTTGAAGAAATAGACCTCTCAGAGTTACTTGCCAGAGTTATCGAAAAACATATGACCATTCACAGGGAACTCGAATTTGATCTTGATCTTGAACCGATGGTGAGCCTGTTCGGTGATAAAACTCTCCTTGAATCCGCTGTTTCCTGTCTTGTAGATAACGCCTGTAAACACTCCACTGATGGTATTGTGAAAGTCGTGCTCAGACATTCAGATGATGTTGAAATTATCGTTTCCAATAAGGGTAGTCCAATTCCAGAAGAACTGCAAAACAGGATATTCGATAAATTCGTAAGGGGTAAAGATAAAAGCGGTGGAGTCGGTCTCGGACTATACATAGCATCAAAGATCGTTCGTTTTCACCGTGGAAAACTTTTGTATGAACATGAGAATGGAATGAACACCTTCAAAATGATACTTCCTGCGACTTTGTTATAG
- a CDS encoding response regulator transcription factor, translated as MKILIVEDNERLAENIKAGFRAHGYLVDVATTGEAGLELALVTDYDVIVLDVMLPDISGFTFCASLREEKATPVLMLTALGDIDNKLKGFSVGADDYLPKPFDFRELLARVEALIRRNQPDKSGELRYLELKMDLKARELRFGDKPIKLSAREFGILELFMRYPGTVFSREQIINKVWESHYEPKSNIVDVYILYLRNKLKPFGYDRYLETVSRIGYRLKKPDGDNGAER; from the coding sequence GTGAAAATCCTGATCGTAGAAGATAACGAGAGGCTGGCAGAGAATATCAAGGCGGGCTTCCGCGCTCACGGGTATCTTGTAGATGTCGCAACAACAGGAGAAGCTGGGTTGGAACTGGCATTGGTTACAGACTACGATGTGATAGTGCTCGATGTGATGCTCCCGGATATTTCCGGTTTTACATTTTGCGCATCTTTACGGGAAGAAAAAGCTACCCCTGTATTGATGTTGACTGCGCTGGGTGACATTGACAACAAACTGAAAGGCTTTTCTGTCGGTGCTGACGACTATCTACCAAAACCTTTCGATTTCAGGGAATTACTCGCCCGTGTAGAAGCGTTGATACGAAGAAATCAGCCCGATAAATCCGGAGAGCTCAGATACCTTGAACTGAAAATGGATCTCAAAGCGAGAGAGCTAAGATTCGGTGACAAACCTATAAAACTCAGTGCTAGAGAGTTCGGAATTTTAGAACTTTTTATGCGTTATCCGGGCACAGTATTCTCTAGAGAGCAAATAATCAACAAAGTCTGGGAAAGTCATTATGAGCCAAAAAGCAATATTGTAGATGTATATATTCTTTACCTTAGGAACAAACTGAAGCCTTTCGGTTATGATAGATATTTAGAAACCGTATCCAGAATTGGGTATCGACTTAAAAAGCCCGATGGTGATAACGGTGCTGAGCGTTAG